A window of Onychostoma macrolepis isolate SWU-2019 chromosome 01, ASM1243209v1, whole genome shotgun sequence contains these coding sequences:
- the cryzl1 gene encoding quinone oxidoreductase-like protein 1 isoform X1 → MKGLYCNPGDQGDVKFVSQETNVPTIIGDHQVKVQVKSCVLSPVDFKLYEDLKLEKEQVPVGREIAGVVLQVGPKVTFFQPDDEVVGILPLDAEQSGLCSVVVTDEYNLVQKPEKVSWFEAAAVIKDGLRAYTALHTLARMAAGQTVLVLDGAGPFGVLAIQLAHYHGVKVLATALSPEDQRFLEELRPSVGVQESLLARVIRVWDSKEDLVDSCLEETGGLGVDIIIDSGVRLYDEEPEAQRHYPHKHDLLTLLSVGGHWVTTEHHLQLDPPDSHILFLKAASLSFLNDEVWTTSRAKQGRYLHILKDVMDKLCTGTFRPQLEDPVPLYEATVSMEMVQRKQTRKRIAVKL, encoded by the exons ATGAAGGGACTTTACTGCAATCCAGGAGACCAGGGTGATGTGAAGTTTGTCTCACAGGAGACG AATGTACCCACTATCATTGGCGACCATCAGGTCAAAGTtcaagtgaaaagctgtgtacTAAGTCCAGTTGATTTTAAG CTGTATGAGGACCTCAAGCTTGAGAAAGAACAGGTCCCAGTTGGAAGGGAGATTGCTGGGGTTGTTCTTCAAG TTGGACCCAAAGTGACGTTTTTCCAGCCAGATGATGAGGTTGTTG GGATTCTCCCTCTGGATGCTGAGCAGTCTGGCCTTTGTTCTGTTGTGGTTACTGATGAATATAATTTAG TTCAGAAGCCTGAGAAAGTGAGCTGGTTTGAAGCAGCAGCAGTAATTAAAGACGGTCTCAGGGCTTACACTGCTCTCCACACACTGGCTCGGATGGCTGCGGGTCAGACTGTACTGGTCCTGGATGGGGCTGGT CCCTTTGGAGTTCTGGCCATTCAGCTCGCCCACTATCACGGTGTGAAAGTCCTGGCTACAGCTTTGTCTCCGGAGGACCAGAGGTTTTTGGAAGAGCTCCGGCCGAGTGTGG GTGTGCAGGAATCACTTTTGG CTCGAGTGATCAGAGTGTGGGACTCAAAGGAGGATTTGGTAGACTCGTGCCTTGAAGAAACTGGAGGTCTTGGAGTGGACATCATCATTGATTCAGGAG tgagaCTCTACGATGAGGAGCCAGAAGCACAGAGGCATTACCCACATAAACATGATCTCCTTACCCTTCTTTCAGTTGGAGGTCATTGGGTCACCACAGAACATCACTTACAG CTGGACCCTCCTGACAGCCACATTCTCTTCCTGAAAGCAGCATCTCTCTCGTTCCTTAACGACGAGGTGTGGACAACATCCCGTGCCAAGCAGGGCCGATATCTTC atatcCTGAAAGATGTGATGGACAAACTCTGCACAGGGACTTTCAG GCCGCAGTTGGAGGACCCTGTGCCTTTATATGAAGCTACAGTCTCCATGGAAATGGTGCAGAGAAAGCAAACGAGGAAAAGAATAGCTGTCAAGCTCTGA
- the cryzl1 gene encoding quinone oxidoreductase-like protein 1 isoform X2: protein MKGLYCNPGDQGDVKFVSQETNVPTIIGDHQVKVQVKSCVLSPVDFKLYEDLKLEKEQVPVGREIAGVVLQVGPKVTFFQPDDEVVGILPLDAEQSGLCSVVVTDEYNLVQKPEKVSWFEAAAVIKDGLRAYTALHTLARMAAGQTVLVLDGAGPFGVLAIQLAHYHGVKVLATALSPEDQRFLEELRPSVARVIRVWDSKEDLVDSCLEETGGLGVDIIIDSGVRLYDEEPEAQRHYPHKHDLLTLLSVGGHWVTTEHHLQLDPPDSHILFLKAASLSFLNDEVWTTSRAKQGRYLHILKDVMDKLCTGTFRPQLEDPVPLYEATVSMEMVQRKQTRKRIAVKL, encoded by the exons ATGAAGGGACTTTACTGCAATCCAGGAGACCAGGGTGATGTGAAGTTTGTCTCACAGGAGACG AATGTACCCACTATCATTGGCGACCATCAGGTCAAAGTtcaagtgaaaagctgtgtacTAAGTCCAGTTGATTTTAAG CTGTATGAGGACCTCAAGCTTGAGAAAGAACAGGTCCCAGTTGGAAGGGAGATTGCTGGGGTTGTTCTTCAAG TTGGACCCAAAGTGACGTTTTTCCAGCCAGATGATGAGGTTGTTG GGATTCTCCCTCTGGATGCTGAGCAGTCTGGCCTTTGTTCTGTTGTGGTTACTGATGAATATAATTTAG TTCAGAAGCCTGAGAAAGTGAGCTGGTTTGAAGCAGCAGCAGTAATTAAAGACGGTCTCAGGGCTTACACTGCTCTCCACACACTGGCTCGGATGGCTGCGGGTCAGACTGTACTGGTCCTGGATGGGGCTGGT CCCTTTGGAGTTCTGGCCATTCAGCTCGCCCACTATCACGGTGTGAAAGTCCTGGCTACAGCTTTGTCTCCGGAGGACCAGAGGTTTTTGGAAGAGCTCCGGCCGAGTGTGG CTCGAGTGATCAGAGTGTGGGACTCAAAGGAGGATTTGGTAGACTCGTGCCTTGAAGAAACTGGAGGTCTTGGAGTGGACATCATCATTGATTCAGGAG tgagaCTCTACGATGAGGAGCCAGAAGCACAGAGGCATTACCCACATAAACATGATCTCCTTACCCTTCTTTCAGTTGGAGGTCATTGGGTCACCACAGAACATCACTTACAG CTGGACCCTCCTGACAGCCACATTCTCTTCCTGAAAGCAGCATCTCTCTCGTTCCTTAACGACGAGGTGTGGACAACATCCCGTGCCAAGCAGGGCCGATATCTTC atatcCTGAAAGATGTGATGGACAAACTCTGCACAGGGACTTTCAG GCCGCAGTTGGAGGACCCTGTGCCTTTATATGAAGCTACAGTCTCCATGGAAATGGTGCAGAGAAAGCAAACGAGGAAAAGAATAGCTGTCAAGCTCTGA